One genomic segment of Canis lupus baileyi chromosome 9, mCanLup2.hap1, whole genome shotgun sequence includes these proteins:
- the LOC140639618 gene encoding LOW QUALITY PROTEIN: BRCA1-associated RING domain protein 1-like (The sequence of the model RefSeq protein was modified relative to this genomic sequence to represent the inferred CDS: inserted 5 bases in 3 codons; substituted 1 base at 1 genomic stop codon), translating to MPGGRRPRVRCGNQPRPAPAMEPXGRGAWAHSRAALDRLEELLLCSXSNILREPVCLGACEHIFCSNCVSDCIGTGCPVCYTPAWIQDVKINRQLDSMIQLCSTLRNLLHDDKLSDLKEDTSREKLFNDAENKKNSIKMWFSPRSKKVRYVVSKVSVQTHPQVISDENARQASMYEFVSTSPPTSVSERAKKARTRSRKKQKKKTLTEINQKWNLEAEKEDDELDSKEEFKEKLVSFCSQPSVNPSPQANGEIDLLASGSVTESQCFSSLAEVSLPLAEQIESPELESRNEELTPQKNLCENPLPPKQSLPSGHSGHRGQHSSRSSPISKRCRSSIPGTSSQHIVLSENKPLPGCSSPPSSKLKIGDTIRRKNSNLSVESMSLSPGTPPSALNNPXYRRMMSSPSATKLSPNSLTAMKRNHRGETLLHIASIKGDVPSVEYLLQNGSDPNVKDHAGWTPLHEACNHGHLKVVELLLQHQALVNTPGYQNDSPLHNAARNGHLEIVKLLLASGASRDAINIFGLRPVDYADNENMKSLLLLPEKNESSSTRHYSVPNTGQRRDGPLVLIGSGLSSEQKMLSELAAILKAKKCAEFDNTVTHVIVPGDTVQSTLKCMLGILNGCWILKFEWVKACLQRKACEQEEKYEIPEGSHRSRLNKEQLLPKLFDGCYFYFGGTFKHHPKDNLIKFVTAAGGQVLSRKPKPDSDVTQTINTVAYHARPDFDQRFCTQYIIYEDLSNHHPKRVRQGKVXMAPSSWFIDCVMSFELLPLDS from the exons GCGCTCGACCGGCTGGAGGAGCTGCTGCTCTGCT CCTCTAATATTCTGAGGGAGCCTGTGTGTTTAGGAGCGTGTGAGCACATCTTCTGTAGTAATTGTGTAAGTGACTGTATTGGAACTGGCTGTCCAGTGTGTTACACCCCAGCGTGGATACAAGATGTGAAGATAAATAGACAATTGGACAGCATGATCCAGCTTTGTAGTACGCTTCGGAATTTGCTACATGATGATAAGCTTTCAGATTTGAAAGAAGACACATCTAGGGAAAAGTTATTTAATGATGCAGAAAATAAgaagaattcaataaaaatgtgGTTCAGTCCTCGAAGTAAGAAGGTCAGATATGTTGTGAGTAAAGTTTCAGTGCAAACCCATCCTCAAGTCATAAGTGATGAGAACGCTCGGCAGGCTTCAATGTACGAATTTGTTTCTACAAGTCCTCCAACAAGTGTTTCAGAGAGGGCTAAAAAGGCTCGTACAagatctagaaaaaaa caaaaaaagaaaactttaaccGAAATCAACCAAAAATGGAatttagaagcagaaaaagaagatgatgaACTTGACTCCAAAGAGGAATTTAAGGAGAAGCTGGTGTCTTTCTGTAGCCAGCCATCTGTTAACCCTAGTCCTCAGGCAAATGGTGAAATAGACTTACTTGCAAGTGGCTCTGTAACAGAGTCACAGTGTTTTAGCAGCTTAGCTGAAGTCTCTTTACCATTAGCTGAGCAAATAGAGTCTCCAGAATTGGAGAGCAGGAATGAAGAATTGACTCCCCAGAAGAATCTCTGTGAGAATCCTCTTCCACCTAAGCAGTCCTTGCCATCAGGTCACAGTGGGCACCGTGGGCAGCACAGCAGCCGGTCCAGTCCCATTTCTAAGAGATGCAGAAGCAGCATTCCTGGCACCAGTAGCCAGCACATAGTGCTTTCAGAAAACAAGCCATTGCCTGGCTGCTCTTCACCACCTTCAAGCAAACTTAAAATTGGTGACACAATAAGGAGGAAAAACAGTAATCTATCAGTTGAGTCCATGAGCCTTTCACCAGGTACACCGCCTTCTGCCCTGAATAACCC TTACAGACGGATGATGTCTAGCCCCTCAGCAACAAAGCTGTCACCCAATAGCCTTACGGCCATGAAGAGAAATCATAGAGGAGAGACTCTGCTCCATATTGCTTCAATTAAGGGTGACGTACCTTCTGTTGAGTACCTCTTACAAAATGGAAGCGACCCAAATGTTAAAGACCATGCTGGATGGACACCATTGCACGAAGCCTGCAATCACGGGCACCTGAAGGTAGTGGAGTTGTTGCTGCAGCACCAGGCGTTGGTGAACACTCCTGGCTATCAGAACGACTCCCCGCTTCACAATGCTGCCAGGAACGGGCACTTGGAGATAGTCAAGCTCTTACTCGCCTCTGGAGCCTCCAGGGATGCCATTAACATATTTGGTTTGCGGCCTGTGGATTATGCAgacaatgaaaatatgaaatcacTATTGCTGCTACCAGAGAAGAATGAATCATCATCAACTCGCCATTACTCAGTACCAAACACTGGTCAGCGTAGGGATGGACCTCTTGTGCTTATAGGCAGTGGGCTTTCTTCAGAACAGAAAATGCTCAGTGAGCTTGCAGCAATTCTTAAGGCTAAAAAATGTGCTGAATTTGACAATACAGTAACTCATGTCATTGTTCCTGGGGATACAGTTCAAAGTACCCTGAAATGTATGCTTGGGATTCTCAATGGATGTTGGATCTTAAAATTTGAATGGGTGAAAGCATGTCTacagagaaaagcatgtgaacaAGAGGAAAAATATGAGATACCTGAGGGATCCCATCGAAGCAGGCTCAACAAGGAACAGCTGCTGCCAAAGCTGTTTGACGGATGCTACTTCTATTTTGGGGGAACCTTTAAACACCATCCCAAGGACAACCTTATTAAGTTTGTCACTGCTGCTGGGGGCCAGGTCCTCAGTCGAAAGCCCAAGCCAGACAGTGATGTGACTCAGACCATCAATACGGTTGCGTACCACGCGAGACCAGATTTCGATCAGCGCTTCTGCACACAGTATATCATCTACGAAGATTTGTCTAATCATCACCCAAAGAGGGTTCGGCAGGGCAAAGTCTGAATGGCTCCTTCCAGCTGGTTTATAGATTGTGTGATGTCCTTTGAGTTGCTCCCTCTTGACAGCTGA